From Salinicoccus roseus, one genomic window encodes:
- a CDS encoding NUDIX domain-containing protein yields the protein MSKFDEPILVVPRDVLFNDEADAFNGFIGMNDRRYENIVSTFPKFEVKRRGDMEEDPAYKQLVGYVIITSDNGKTLVYKRLDGGGEARLHGMLSIGVGGHMNDVPDASGIEEKLYINAGRELSEEVGLSQEQLEDIEIVGLINDDDNEVGRVHIGVVFKVTVEEADVASHEEDTLELIWEKDDQLAERSPYESWSELIIKDAYGR from the coding sequence ATGAGCAAATTTGATGAACCTATTCTCGTAGTACCGAGGGATGTTCTTTTTAATGATGAGGCGGATGCCTTCAATGGTTTCATTGGCATGAACGACAGAAGGTACGAAAACATTGTTTCAACCTTTCCGAAGTTCGAAGTGAAGCGGCGGGGGGACATGGAGGAGGATCCGGCGTACAAGCAGCTGGTCGGTTATGTCATAATCACTTCCGACAATGGAAAAACACTCGTCTACAAGCGCCTGGATGGCGGTGGTGAAGCACGTCTGCACGGCATGCTGTCGATTGGCGTCGGCGGGCATATGAATGACGTGCCGGATGCTTCCGGCATCGAGGAGAAGCTTTATATCAATGCAGGCCGGGAACTTTCTGAGGAAGTGGGACTCTCCCAGGAACAGCTCGAAGATATAGAAATCGTCGGCCTGATCAACGACGATGATAACGAGGTGGGCCGTGTCCATATCGGTGTCGTATTCAAGGTGACGGTCGAAGAAGCGGATGTTGCCTCCCATGAGGAGGATACACTTGAGCTCATCTGGGAAAAGGACGACCAGCTGGCGGAGCGGTCCCCTTACGAATCATGGAGCGAACTGATCATCAAGGATGCCTATGGACGATAA
- the tig gene encoding trigger factor, translated as MSQKWEKQEGNEGVLTVTVPAKEVDGALNEAFKKVSKDVSIPGFRKGKVPRQMFEKRFGVESLYQDALDILLPKAYTEAVNEADINPVDQPEVDIEQMEKGKDLIFTAKVIVEPEVKLGEYKGLEAEELDTEVTDEDVQKEIDNMLEAHADMVVKEDGKVEEGDVVNLDFDGYVDGEQFEGGQAEGYELEIGSGSFIPGFEEQVVGMGVEEEKDVNVTFPEEYHAEELAGKEATFKVKVNSMKSKEIPELDDELVKELDQDVETVDALKEKVEKDLKEAKENEADVTMKEQLIEQAADNAEIDVPEAMVKTETDRMLQEFEQRLSQQGINMEMYQQLSGQDEDALREQMKDDAQKRVRTNLVLKQIAVDEDIEVTEADMDKELEKMSEQFGIKVEDIKSTLGDLSMLQDDLKVQKAIDVLVDNRKQK; from the coding sequence ATGTCTCAAAAGTGGGAAAAACAAGAGGGTAACGAAGGAGTTCTGACTGTCACAGTCCCTGCAAAGGAAGTTGACGGTGCTCTCAATGAAGCATTCAAGAAAGTTTCAAAAGATGTAAGCATTCCAGGATTCAGAAAAGGCAAAGTGCCGCGCCAAATGTTCGAAAAGCGTTTCGGTGTAGAATCCCTTTACCAGGATGCACTGGATATCCTGCTTCCAAAAGCTTACACAGAAGCTGTAAATGAAGCGGACATCAATCCTGTGGATCAGCCTGAAGTGGACATCGAGCAGATGGAGAAGGGCAAGGACCTCATCTTCACTGCGAAAGTCATCGTGGAACCTGAAGTGAAGCTCGGCGAATACAAAGGGCTTGAAGCTGAAGAGCTTGACACGGAAGTGACTGACGAGGATGTTCAGAAGGAAATCGACAACATGCTCGAAGCACATGCCGACATGGTTGTTAAGGAAGATGGAAAAGTTGAAGAGGGAGACGTCGTCAACCTCGACTTCGACGGCTATGTAGATGGCGAACAGTTCGAAGGCGGCCAGGCTGAAGGCTATGAACTCGAAATCGGTTCCGGCAGCTTCATCCCAGGCTTCGAAGAACAGGTAGTCGGCATGGGTGTTGAAGAGGAGAAGGACGTCAACGTCACTTTCCCTGAGGAATACCATGCAGAAGAACTTGCTGGCAAAGAAGCGACTTTCAAAGTCAAAGTCAACAGCATGAAATCCAAGGAGATTCCTGAGCTCGACGACGAACTCGTCAAGGAACTCGATCAGGATGTAGAGACTGTGGACGCTTTGAAGGAGAAGGTCGAAAAAGACCTCAAAGAAGCGAAGGAAAATGAAGCGGATGTGACCATGAAGGAACAGCTCATCGAGCAGGCTGCAGATAATGCAGAAATCGATGTGCCGGAAGCGATGGTCAAGACCGAAACGGACAGGATGCTCCAGGAATTCGAACAGCGCCTCTCCCAGCAGGGCATCAACATGGAGATGTACCAGCAGCTGTCCGGCCAGGACGAAGATGCACTCCGTGAACAGATGAAGGACGATGCACAGAAGCGTGTACGTACGAACCTCGTGCTCAAGCAGATTGCTGTCGACGAGGACATCGAAGTGACTGAAGCGGACATGGACAAAGAGCTTGAAAAGATGAGC
- a CDS encoding GNAT family N-acetyltransferase, with product MVRIKVDADIELKAMEQRDRAMVFDTVDQNRGHLRKWLPWVDYMTSAEDYIGVIKAWQEDIDNGVGLQLGIFHKGKFVGMCGYNEIFFLSRRGQLGYWISKEGEGKGIVMRSVRKLVEYGFSRLELNRIEIICGEYNYRSRALPEAMGFTKEAVLADYEFLYDHYHDCIMYRQLKREYDAGQP from the coding sequence ATGGTGAGGATAAAAGTGGATGCGGATATAGAACTGAAGGCCATGGAACAGCGTGACCGGGCGATGGTATTCGATACAGTGGACCAGAACCGCGGCCATCTCAGAAAGTGGCTGCCATGGGTCGACTACATGACCAGTGCAGAGGACTATATCGGCGTGATAAAAGCATGGCAGGAGGATATCGACAACGGCGTCGGCCTGCAGCTCGGCATCTTCCATAAGGGAAAATTCGTCGGCATGTGCGGATATAATGAAATATTCTTCCTCAGCAGGCGCGGCCAGCTCGGCTACTGGATCTCGAAGGAGGGGGAGGGGAAGGGGATCGTCATGCGGTCCGTCCGAAAGCTTGTGGAATACGGATTCAGCAGACTCGAACTGAACCGGATAGAGATCATCTGCGGAGAATACAACTACAGGAGCCGGGCCCTGCCCGAAGCGATGGGATTCACGAAGGAAGCTGTACTTGCAGACTACGAGTTCCTGTACGACCATTATCACGACTGCATCATGTACCGGCAGCTGAAAAGGGAGTACGATGCAGGGCAGCCTTGA